A portion of the Desulfopila inferna genome contains these proteins:
- a CDS encoding zeta toxin family protein, whose amino-acid sequence MNTSKLWILAGGNGAGKSTFYNLYLAKHGIKFVNADLIAKEISSEGAEDVSYQAATIAAKIREDLIAKGVSFCFETVFSHESKIDFIAQAKAHGYKVILIYIHLTTPALNEARVQQRVAEGGHSVPPDKIHSRIPRTMKHIRTALTLVDEAWLLNNSLRDDPFRQTVVYKSGEFKELVSPLPEWVKVILPES is encoded by the coding sequence ATGAATACCTCGAAACTGTGGATCCTGGCCGGGGGCAATGGTGCGGGAAAGTCCACTTTTTATAATCTGTATCTGGCCAAACACGGCATCAAATTTGTAAATGCAGATTTAATAGCCAAGGAGATAAGTTCAGAAGGCGCAGAAGATGTAAGCTATCAAGCGGCTACAATAGCCGCAAAAATCAGGGAAGATCTGATTGCCAAGGGAGTATCATTCTGTTTTGAGACCGTTTTCTCACATGAATCGAAAATAGACTTTATTGCCCAGGCAAAAGCTCATGGGTACAAGGTCATATTGATCTATATTCATTTAACTACCCCGGCGCTCAACGAAGCCCGAGTTCAACAGCGGGTGGCGGAGGGAGGTCACAGTGTGCCACCGGACAAGATACATTCCCGCATCCCCAGGACAATGAAACATATCAGGACTGCCCTTACTCTGGTAGATGAAGCCTGGTTGTTGAACAATTCATTACGAGATGATCCGTTTCGGCAAACAGTTGTATATAAATCCGGAGAATTTAAGGAACTGGTCTCTCCTTTGCCGGAGTGGGTGAAGGTGATATTGCCGGAGTCTTGA
- a CDS encoding S8 family peptidase yields the protein MKKRFALLISICLVLVFICAPAIASDAKIVNGSRLQALIKKGGKVPVIVTMRVDKYNDLANASANYRPDNPARDKAHPNPDALLTSSIKNTAENIHTMLPANSYKFKRSFQFLPAMALSVNQKALQALAANPRVEKIYEDELTKLPPITPATSSEISSPQLNQSTPLIGATDAWSMGYTGKGTYVAILDTGVRSSHEMFVGKNFVEACYSSYYPDPFYLATPVCPNGGTAQTGQGAAAPRAGSHGTHVAGIAAGNNAGYSPGEAYRGVAPDADIIAVQVFTQFNGPICTELGATAPCHLTSSSDQISGLEFVYSLRNNYTVGAVNMSIGGGGTDLPCDDDHRKTMIDLLRSAKIATVIATGNDGFCGGVSSPACISSAVSVGASDKNDIEALYNNYHPTLQEFFAPGSAILSATAVNNSSYAVWSGTSMATPHVTGAFALFRGAFPAAGVTTIEQTLKKTGKSLRGLCPGATAIPRINVDLAIQQSPVRMVLPFQLLLLKPNER from the coding sequence ATGAAGAAGCGATTTGCCCTGCTCATCTCTATCTGCCTTGTGCTCGTTTTCATATGTGCCCCCGCAATTGCCAGTGATGCTAAAATAGTCAATGGATCCCGTCTTCAGGCGCTGATTAAGAAAGGCGGTAAGGTGCCGGTTATAGTAACCATGAGAGTCGATAAATATAACGATCTGGCAAATGCCTCGGCCAATTACAGGCCCGACAACCCGGCAAGAGATAAAGCACACCCCAACCCCGACGCTCTGTTAACTTCCAGCATAAAAAATACAGCGGAAAACATTCATACCATGCTGCCGGCCAACAGTTATAAATTTAAAAGAAGCTTCCAATTCCTCCCCGCGATGGCTTTATCCGTCAACCAAAAGGCCTTGCAGGCTCTCGCGGCCAACCCCAGAGTCGAAAAAATTTATGAAGACGAGTTGACCAAACTTCCTCCAATAACGCCTGCAACCTCATCGGAAATTTCTTCACCGCAATTGAATCAAAGCACTCCTCTGATCGGTGCCACCGATGCCTGGTCGATGGGCTATACCGGTAAAGGCACTTATGTAGCGATATTGGATACCGGTGTCCGTTCTTCACATGAAATGTTTGTTGGGAAGAACTTTGTCGAGGCCTGCTATAGCAGTTACTATCCCGACCCTTTTTATCTTGCCACACCAGTATGCCCCAATGGCGGGACAGCACAAACCGGACAGGGCGCGGCTGCACCCAGAGCCGGTAGTCACGGCACTCATGTCGCCGGAATTGCAGCAGGAAACAATGCAGGGTATTCCCCAGGAGAAGCCTACAGAGGCGTCGCACCCGACGCTGATATCATCGCTGTACAGGTTTTCACCCAATTTAACGGCCCCATCTGCACTGAACTGGGAGCAACAGCGCCATGTCACCTTACCTCCTCGAGCGACCAAATCTCAGGTCTCGAGTTTGTTTATTCCCTTCGCAACAATTACACCGTCGGGGCCGTGAATATGAGTATCGGAGGTGGAGGAACTGATCTGCCTTGTGATGACGATCATAGAAAAACAATGATAGATCTACTACGGTCTGCAAAAATCGCCACCGTCATCGCCACCGGAAATGATGGTTTCTGCGGTGGAGTCAGCTCACCGGCCTGTATCTCCTCTGCGGTGTCAGTCGGCGCCTCGGATAAAAACGACATTGAAGCATTATACAACAACTACCACCCAACCCTGCAGGAGTTCTTTGCCCCGGGAAGCGCTATTCTGTCAGCCACGGCAGTGAACAATTCAAGCTATGCCGTGTGGAGTGGAACCTCAATGGCGACACCTCACGTTACCGGAGCCTTCGCTCTGTTTCGTGGAGCTTTTCCCGCTGCCGGAGTGACAACTATTGAACAGACACTGAAAAAAACCGGCAAAAGCTTGAGGGGATTGTGTCCGGGAGCAACTGCCATCCCGAGAATCAATGTGGATTTGGCAATACAGCAATCACCCGTCAGGATGGTACTGCCATTCCAGCTATTGCTGCTGAAGCCTAATGAACGATAG
- a CDS encoding GDP-L-fucose synthase family protein has translation MNPKETIFVAGHRGMVGSAIVRQLENRGFKNIVTRTHAELDLTRQVEVREFFESEKIDRIFLAAAKVGGIHANSTYPADFIYINLSIQNNVIHEAYRAGVKNLLFLGSSCIYPKFCPQPMKEEYLLTGPLEPTNEPYAVAKIAGIKMCEAYNRQYGTSYFSVMPTNLYGPGDNYHLENSHVIPAMLRKYHLACLAAQGNIAGIIEDEQQYGPIPADICKAIGYSSEKETLDPQHEPKVILWGTGSPRREFLHVDDMAAACLHVMEIGEEYFLDDIPSFLNIGTGSDITIRDTAELIAEITGFSGETLYNANQPDGTPQKLLDTDKINKSGWKPEFDLQQGLEKTYASYLKR, from the coding sequence ATGAATCCCAAGGAAACAATATTCGTGGCCGGGCATCGCGGCATGGTGGGCTCGGCCATTGTCCGGCAGTTGGAAAATCGGGGCTTTAAAAATATAGTTACCCGTACTCATGCCGAACTCGATCTTACCCGGCAGGTAGAGGTCCGGGAGTTCTTCGAGTCCGAGAAAATAGACAGAATCTTTTTAGCAGCCGCGAAAGTAGGGGGGATTCATGCCAACAGCACCTATCCTGCTGATTTCATTTACATCAACCTGTCGATTCAAAATAACGTAATCCATGAAGCCTATCGGGCCGGTGTTAAAAACCTGCTGTTTCTGGGCAGCTCCTGTATCTATCCTAAATTCTGCCCGCAGCCGATGAAGGAAGAGTACCTGCTGACCGGCCCGCTAGAACCAACCAACGAACCATATGCGGTTGCCAAAATAGCGGGAATAAAGATGTGCGAGGCCTATAACCGCCAGTATGGAACAAGCTATTTTTCGGTTATGCCCACCAATCTTTATGGTCCGGGAGATAACTACCATCTGGAAAACAGTCATGTCATCCCTGCCATGCTGCGCAAGTATCATCTTGCTTGCCTGGCCGCACAAGGCAATATCGCCGGAATCATCGAAGACGAGCAGCAGTATGGACCCATCCCGGCTGATATCTGTAAAGCCATAGGATATTCCTCTGAAAAAGAAACACTTGACCCGCAACATGAGCCAAAGGTCATCCTCTGGGGAACTGGTTCTCCACGTCGTGAGTTTCTTCATGTCGACGACATGGCCGCGGCCTGCCTTCATGTTATGGAAATCGGTGAGGAATATTTCTTAGACGATATTCCGTCTTTCCTCAACATCGGTACCGGCAGTGATATTACCATTCGGGATACCGCGGAATTGATAGCCGAAATTACAGGCTTCAGCGGAGAAACGCTATACAATGCCAACCAGCCCGACGGCACTCCCCAAAAACTGCTGGATACGGATAAAATCAATAAATCAGGGTGGAAGCCGGAATTCGATCTTCAACAGGGATTGGAGAAAACATACGCGTCATACTTGAAACGGTAG
- a CDS encoding NAD-dependent epimerase/dehydratase family protein: protein MPAIYQNLQTKLTTTPYTWLITGVAGFIGSNLLETLLKLNQRVIGLDNFSTGFQHNLDEVQSLVSQAQWQNFTFIKGDISNLETCKDACNGVDYVLHQAALGSVPRSIEDPITTNLNNISGHLNMLVAARDARVKRFVYAASSSTYGDHPDLPKVEDTIGKPLSPYAVTKVVNELYAEVFAKTYNFKAIGLRYFNIFGRRQDPNGAYAAVIPKWFVGLINNETVFINGDGETSRDFCYIDNCVQANLLAATVRDEAATNQVYNIAFGERTTLNQLYSHIKGRVAASNPAAQNAEPQYRDFRAGDVRHSLADIAKARALIGYEPQFSVIRGLDRAAEWYMKNLG, encoded by the coding sequence ATGCCCGCCATCTATCAGAATCTCCAAACCAAACTAACAACCACCCCCTACACCTGGCTCATCACCGGTGTAGCCGGTTTCATAGGATCAAACCTTCTCGAAACTCTCCTCAAACTCAACCAGAGAGTAATAGGCCTCGACAACTTCTCTACCGGCTTCCAGCACAATCTCGATGAGGTGCAATCCCTGGTCAGCCAGGCACAGTGGCAAAACTTCACCTTCATAAAAGGAGACATCAGCAACCTGGAAACCTGCAAAGACGCCTGTAACGGCGTTGATTACGTCCTCCACCAGGCCGCCCTCGGCTCCGTCCCCAGATCCATTGAAGATCCCATCACCACCAACCTCAACAATATCAGCGGCCACCTCAATATGCTGGTTGCCGCAAGAGACGCCAGGGTCAAAAGATTCGTCTATGCTGCCTCAAGCTCCACCTACGGCGATCATCCCGATCTGCCCAAGGTGGAAGACACCATTGGCAAGCCGCTATCTCCCTATGCCGTAACCAAGGTGGTCAACGAGCTCTACGCCGAGGTCTTTGCTAAAACCTACAACTTCAAAGCCATCGGTTTGCGCTACTTTAACATATTCGGCAGACGTCAGGATCCCAACGGGGCCTATGCCGCAGTCATCCCCAAATGGTTTGTCGGGTTGATCAACAATGAAACGGTCTTTATCAACGGAGACGGTGAAACAAGTCGTGATTTCTGCTATATCGACAACTGCGTCCAGGCCAATCTGCTGGCAGCCACAGTCCGGGATGAGGCGGCAACCAATCAAGTCTATAACATTGCCTTTGGGGAGAGAACGACCCTCAACCAACTCTACTCCCATATCAAGGGACGCGTTGCGGCCAGCAATCCGGCAGCTCAAAATGCCGAACCCCAGTATCGCGATTTTCGGGCAGGAGATGTGCGCCATTCTCTTGCCGATATCGCCAAGGCCAGAGCATTGATCGGTTATGAGCCGCAGTTTTCGGTGATAAGAGGGCTGGACAGGGCTGCTGAATGGTATATGAAAAACCTTGGTTGA